One Epinephelus fuscoguttatus linkage group LG10, E.fuscoguttatus.final_Chr_v1 genomic window carries:
- the mrpl54 gene encoding 39S ribosomal protein L54, mitochondrial — translation MSGYSLFRIFTITKCVTANGTTSLCRTSVLNRVQTCGYAKKAVAKGKGKTMVKEELKGPEVCKDPARLTSHAVGVNIFKQGEDPQLKPPEQYPEWLFQFNLGEPKKLQELSQDTWEYWRRLRKENIWRYNKLQKGRKF, via the exons ATGTCAGGGTACAGTTTATTTAGGATATTCACGATAACTAAATGCGTCACAGCCAACGGTACCACGTCGCTGTGCAGGACGAGCGTATTAAACAGAGTACAGACATGTGGATATGCAAAGAAAGCTG TGGCCAAAGGGAAAGGAAAAACCATGGTGAAAGAAGAGCTGAAGGGTCCAGAGGTGTGTAAAGACCCTGCCAGACTTACTTCTCATGCAGTAGGGGTCAACATCTTCAAACAAGGAGAGGACCCCCAGCTGAAGCCTCCTGAGCAGTATCCAGAGTG GTTGTTCCAGTTCAACCTGGGAGAACCCAAAAAGCTGCAGGAGCTGAGCCAGGACACCTGGGAATATTGGAGGCGTCTGAGGAAGGAGAACATTTGGCGCTACAACAAATTACAGAAAGGCCGGAAGTTTTAG
- the fam32a gene encoding protein FAM32A-like gives MSEYATVQKSALKIKGLGSISAGKKKKKKDKESKHRLEQVATSQNDEEVKTKKAYVDKRTPAQIAFDKMQEKRQMERILNKASKTHKLRVEDFNRHLDTLTEHYDIPKVSWTK, from the exons ATGTCCGAGTACGCCACCGTACAGAAGAGTGCCCTGAAAATAAAGGGTTTAGGAAGCATTTCAGCAGGTAAAAA gaagaagaagaaggacaaggagaGTAAGCATCGCTTGGAGCAGGTCGCGACCAGTCAAAATGACGAGGAGGTGAAAACCAAGAAAGCTTATGTTGACAAAAGAACACCAGCACAAATTGCCTTTGACAAGATGCAAGAGAAGAGG CAAATGGAGAGGATTTTGAACAAGgcatcaaagacacacaaactcagAGTTGAG GATTTCAATCGCCACCTGGACACCCTGACAGAGCATTATGACATCCCCAAGGTCAGCTGGACCAAATAG
- the fh gene encoding fumarate hydratase, mitochondrial, producing MIRSLRRVQQFNCNLLTLQRVSVNSKLLLCTSRMASSEYRIERDTFGELKVPVDKYYGAQTVRSTMNFKIGGPSERMPIQVIKAFGILKRAAAEVNKEFGLDPKIANAIIQAADEVSAGKLDDHFPLVVWQTGSGTQSNMNVNEVISNRAIEIMGGKLGSKDPVHPNDHVNKSQSSNDTFPTAMHIAAATEVHHVLLPGLQTLHDALAAKAEEFKDIIKIGRTHTQDAVPLSLGQEFGGYVQQVKYSIERVKAAMPRVYELAAGGTAVGTGLNTRIGFAEKVASTVSSLTGLPFVTAPNKFEALAAHDALVELSGALNTVAVSMMKIANDIRFLGSGPRSGLGELILPENEPGSSIMPGKVNPTQCEAMTMVAAQVMGNHVAVTIGGSNGHFELNVFKPMMIKNVLNSARLLGDASVSFTNNCVVGIQANTERINKLMNESLMLVTALNEHIGYDKAATIAKTAHKKGSTLKAVAVELGYLTEEQFDQWVKPSEMLGPK from the coding sequence ATGATTCGGTCTCTTCGGCGCGTCCAGCAGTTTAACTGCAACCTCCTGACTTTACAAAGAGTCAGCGTCAACTCCAAACTCCTCTTGTGCACGTCCAGGATGGCCAGCTCAGAGTACAGGATCGAGCGGGACACGTTTGGTGAGCTCAAGGTCCCAGTTGACAAGTACTACGGTGCTCAGACTGTCAGATCCACCATGAACTTCAAGATAGGGGGTCCAAGTGAGAGAATGCCAATCCAAGTGATCAAGGCCTTTGGCATCCTGAAGAGAGCGGCTGCTGAGGTGAACAAGGAGTTCGGCCTGGACCCAAAGATCGCAAATGCAATCATCCAGGCTGCAGATGAGGTTTCAGCTGGTAAACTGGATGATCATTTCCCTCTGGTGGTGTGGCAGACTGGATCTGGGACTCAGAGCAACATGAACGTCAATGAGGTGATCAGCAACAGAGCTATTGAGATCATGGGGGGCAAACTAGGCTCCAAGGATCCCGTCCACCCCAATGATCATGTCAACAAGAGTCAGAGCTCCAATGACACCTTCCCCACTGCCATGCACATTGCTGCAGCCACAGAGGTCCATCACGTCCTGCTGCCTGGCCTGCAGACGCTGCACGACGCCCTGGCTGCCAAGGCTGAAGAGTTCAAAGACATCATCAAGATTGGACGCACACATACTCAAGATGCGGTTCCTCTGTCGCTGGGACAGGAGTTCGGCGGCTACGTCCAGCAAGTGAAGTACAGCATTGAGAGAGTGAAGGCCGCCATGCCCAGGGTGTATGAGCTGGCGGCAGGAGGCACAGCAGTAGGGACTGGACTCAACACCCGCATTGGCTTCGCTGAGAAAGTCGCCTCCACTGTCTCTTCTCTCACAGGCCTGCCGTTCGTCACCGCTCCCAACAAGTTCGAAGCTCTGGCGGCCCATGATGCTCTGGTGGAGCTGAGTGGAGCTCTGAACACAGTGgctgtcagcatgatgaagATCGCCAATGACATCCGCTTCCTGGGGTCAGGACCTCGCTCAGGCCTCGGAGAGCTCATCTTACCCGAGAACGAACCGGGAAGCAGCATCATGCCAGGGAAGGTGAACCCCACCCAGTGCGAGGCCATGACCATGGTCGCAGCCCAGGTGATGGGCAACCACGTCGCAGTCACCATCGGAGGCAGCAACGGACACTTCGAGCTCAACGTCTTCAAACCCATGATGATCAAGAACGTGCTGAACTCGGCTCGGCTGCTCGGCGACGCGTCCGTCTCCTTCACCAACAACTGCGTGGTGGGCATCCAGGCCAACACGGAGAGGATCAACAAGCTCATGAACGAGTCTCTCATGTTGGTCACGGCGCTCAACGAACACATCGGTTACGACAAGGCAGCCACCATCGCCAAGACGGCTCACAAGAAGGGGTCCACGCTGAAGGCCGTGGCCGTGGAGCTGGGATACCTGACGGAGGAGCAGTTTGACCAGTGGGTGAAGCCGAGTGAAATGCTGGGGCCAAAGTGA